The following are from one region of the Rhipicephalus microplus isolate Deutch F79 chromosome 1, USDA_Rmic, whole genome shotgun sequence genome:
- the LOC119178572 gene encoding neprilysin-1, protein MSLSADFENGSEYADDHGTEPGVRYSLQSVQLSGSTSPPEPKCTTVQTRSRSQILVAHSPSRLPYVAVCSVGLLMVVVGVAVTTYKLHVGGAIMLMFNHSMELLRRGANGSMSAGGGDDILAGVDSQYHLAKHERKKLMQFSCKSDVCVWTENYLQGRLNSSVSPCTDFYAHVCSRHWSAGDLDVQSRAYRERASGLMMMDIERFFRDYLKENEERYHKYPGVFLHQAISLLPKCESQEKNDQNFTSLRTLLEEYNLAGWPYKKAPRGANVVTISAFVDRDLGVFPFARVFLRKPFEDDRGYTVHIDAPSLTLKRYNLAYLDESPENFTHKVVIALSLLEKKQDMTDQAEAIALLEKKLHSVMATPHFIEFQDRIKRVGQLHRDGKWNWKEYLTILFQDIETFDNDKPVALMNQDYISKLPAVLNETDTVNLLNYVGYRIVVHVSPLLARAASPLLRLSHDNYLQFVPDRRQACMHLLERLYKHGMRFFGRMTFSKNNSTLLLKHYDYSMSSLEVQLKSSMTDRLLSSSSWLDRSAIGIGVDKIENMRFLFLASTDDINTIASYYNFNAQPFDPSHLLGSFRELQAGTMNVYWETKPPKDDLDARYDHTALSPGHEYFFGRNALFIPHASVAFLNDITKTIEPVLFPLILPEVFRGMFGAVDRRGATIDHNLAVATWWNTDEMSKFSHLELCFQDQYYVEIRDLIGDNFEARMRLEENVADNAIVGPMYDMYMKALAAKDGTERLKISVDERQLDMEQLFFVLYAVGLCDNPSRDAWIRKLNFGEIPGRLRVNIPLMNFPKFSTAFGCAAGMPMNPTRKCAIW, encoded by the coding sequence ATGTCCCTGAGCGCCGACTTCGAAAACGGCTCAGAATACGCGGACGATCACGGCACTGAGCCCGGCGTTCGGTACTCCCTGCAGTCGGTCCAGCTGTCGGGCTCAACGTCACCTCCAGAGCCCAAATGCACGACCGTCCAGACAAGGTCGCGGTCGCAAATCTTGGTGGCTCACTCGCCCAGCCGGCTGCCGTACGTGGCCGTATGTAGCGTGGGCCTGCTCATGGTAGTCGTGGGCGTGGCTGTCACCACGTACAAGCTGCACGTGGGCGGGGCCATCATGCTTATGTTCAACCACTCTATGGAGCTACTGCGACGTGGTGCCAACGGTTCGATGAGCGCCGGCGGCGGCGATGACATCCTGGCTGGAGTAGACAGCCAGTACCACCTAGCGAAGCACGAGCGGAAGAAGCTCATGCAGTTCAGCTGTAAGTCTGACGTATGCGTCTGGACTGAGAATTACCTACAGGGAAGGCTCAACTCCAGCGTCAGCCCATGCACGGACTTCTACGCGCACGTCTGCTCTCGACACTGGTCGGCGGGAGACCTGGACGTTCAGTCCAGGGCGTACAGAGAGAGGGCGTCCGGCTTGATGATGATGGACATTGAGAGGTTCTTCCGAGACTACCTAAAGGAGAACGAGGAGCGCTACCACAAGTATCCAGGCGTGTTCCTGCATCAGGCAATCTCGCTGCTGCCCAAGTGCGAGTCCCAGGAGAAGAACGACCAGAATTTTACGTCGCTACGAACTCTCCTGGAGGAGTACAACTTGGCTGGCTGGCCATACAAAAAGGCTCCTCGTGGTGCCAACGTTGTGACCATCTCGGCATTTGTGGACCGTGATTTGGGCGTCTTCCCATTTGCTAGGGTGTTCCTGCGGAAGCCTTTTGAAGATGACCGCGGATATACGGTTCACATTGATGCGCCAAGCTTGACCCTCAAGAGGTACAACCTGGCATACCTCGATGAATCACCCGAAAACTTCACTCACAAGGTGGTCATCGCATTGTCGCTTttagaaaaaaagcaagacatgACCGACCAAGCTGAGGCCATTGCTCTTCTCGAGAAGAAGCTCCACAGTGTTATGGCCACGCCGCACTTCATAGAATTCCAGGATCGCATCAAGCGCGTGGGCCAGCTGCACCGTGACGGAAAGTGGAACTGGAAAGAGTATCTCACTATACTTTTTCAGGATATCGAAACTTTCGACAACGATAAACCGGTAGCCCTCATGAATCAGGACTACATCAGCAAGTTGCCCGCCGTTCTGAACGAGACGGACACTGTGAATCTTCTGAACTATGTGGGCTATCGCATCGTAGTTCACGTGTCCCCGCTGCTCGCCAGAGCAGCCAGCCCCCTCTTGCGCTTGAGTCACGATAACTACCTGCAGTTTGTACCTGACCGGCGTCAAGCCTGTATGCACCTGCTAGAACGACTCTATAAGCATGGCATGCGCTTCTTCGGTCGCATGACATTCAGCAAGAACAACTCGACACTCCTTCTGAAACACTACGACTACAGTATGTCGAGCTTGGAGGTTCAGCTGAAAAGCAGCATGACGGACCGCCTCCTCTCATCGTCCTCATGGCTGGACCGCTCGGCGATCGGCATTGGCGTCGACAAGATCGAGAACATGCGCTTCCTTTTCCTGGCCAGCACGGACGACATCAACACGATTGCCAGCTACTACAACTTCAACGCCCAGCCTTTCGACCCGAGCCACTTGCTAGGGAGCTTCCGGGAACTGCAGGCGGGTACCATGAATGTGTACTGGGAAACCAAACCACCTAAGGACGACCTCGACGCAAGGTATGACCACACCGCTCTGTCTCCCGGGCACGAGTACTTTTTCGGGCGCAACGCGCTCTTCATTCCACATGCCAGCGTTGCCTTCCTGAACGACATCACTAAGACTATCGAGCCGGTTCTATTTCCCCTCATTCTGCCCGAAGTGTTTCGAGGCATGTTCGGTGCTGTGGACCGTCGCGGCGCCACCATCGACCACAACCTCGCGGTGGCCACTTGGTGGAACACGGATGAAATGAGCAAGTTCTCTCATCTAGAACTCTGCTTCCAGGACCAGTACTATGTCGAGATACGAGACCTCATCGGCGACAACTTCGAGGCGAGAATGAGGCTCGAGGAGAACGTGGCGGACAATGCTATCGTGGGGCCGATGTACGACATGTACATGAAGGCGCTCGCAGCCAAGGACGGCACCGAAAGGCTGAAGATCTCGGTGGACGAGCGCCAGCTTGACATGGAGCAGCTGTTCTTCGTTCTTTACGCCGTAGGACTGTGTGATAATCCAAGCCGCGATGCCTGGATACGAAAGCTCAACTTCGGTGAGATCCCTGGCAGACTTAGAGTGAACATACCGCTGATGAACTTCCCCAAATTCTCGACAGCATTTGGCTGCGCGGCAGGAATGCCTATGAACCCAACTCGAAAGTGTGCAATCTGGTGA